A window of Chryseobacterium sp. IHB B 17019 genomic DNA:
AAACAAGCTACTATCCAAAGTACAATCGCAATTGAGATAACATTTTTGTTCCCTATTCTTTTTGATAATTTTGAGAAAATCACAGCCCCGATAATGGCTTCAATCTGGATAACCAACAACGTCCCGATTAATTTGTCCTGAGCCAGATTGATTTCACTCTTTCCAAACAACGTTGCCATCAGGAAAATCGTCTGCATTCCCACACTGTAAAAGAAAAAGCTGGAAAGGAAAAACTTTAAATTTTTATCTTTAAAAAGCTCGTTTCCTACTTTAAACAATTCATGGAAGCTTTCTTTTGCAATGTCTTTATAGAAGCTTAGATTATCTTTTAAAACCTCAAAAAATCCACCCTGATCTTCGTGCTTTTTGAATATATTTTTATAGTTTAACAATACCAAATCTTTAGGAAGCTTTTCTTTCACATCCCCAAACTGAGGAAGATGCTTGAAAGTATATTGAGAAAAACCGAACCACCAGGCTCCTGTCAATAAGAAACTTATTCTGGTAAATAACAATTGCTGAGCCGCTCCTTTTGCAAAAACCTGAATTAATAATAAACAGATCACTACCAAAACTACAGAACCGATATATCCGTAAACATACCCTCTTGCTGAAAGCGCATCCTGTTTGTCGCGCGTCGCAATATCCGGTAAAAATGAATTGTAGAACACCAAACTGCCCCAAAAACCGACACTCGCCGTAATACTGAAAAGTAATCCCAGAAAAACATTATGCATTCCTGTAAACATCGCCAATCCCATACACGATGTAGCTCCCAGATAACAGAAAAACTGTAAGAATGACTTTTTGTTGCCGATGGTATCTGCCAGTGACGACAAAAACGGCGACAATAAAACCACGATAAAGAATGAAATCGTCAGGGAATACCCATAAACCGCATCCGGCTGATATTCTTTCCCAAAAATTTTGATCATATGCCTTACGGGAACATCAATCCAAGATTTTGTTTCTGCCACATATTCTTTCTTCTCATAAGCTGTGGTAAGAATGGAATAATAAATAGGAAAGATGGTGGAAGTAATTACCAAAGAATATACCGAGTTTGCCCAGTCATAGACCGCCCAAGCCTTCATTATCTTTGGATTGTTTTTTATGTTTTGAGGCTGTTGATTCTCAATTTCAGACATTTCAAATAAATATTAGTAGCACAAAAATAAAAAAACCATTGAATATTCGGTGGTTTTTATTTCCTTTCGGTGAAATTTTATTATTTTGTTAAAATTGGGATGTTGTCAAGTAAGATTTTTTAACGCAAAGAGCGCAATGTTTTTTTTAATTATTGAGGATATTTTTCGGTCGCAAGGGCGTTTCACACAGCTATGAACTCGCTTTTGTCATTCTGAACAGTGAAGTGGATGAGAATCTTTCAGTAGTTTTCCGTACTGTTGTCATCCTGGAAGGATCCAGACCTAGTTTAAAATTGCATTGAGATCTTTTCAGGATGACAGACTGAATGTTGAATTGATTGTGAATGTTTGAAATTAAAAACAGAAAGTCTAGCCCCGATTGCAGCATTTGTTTGAGCTCATTTTTTTTATTTCGGGCTGCGGCGGCTTTGCCGCCGCAGCCCGAAATAAAAAAAATAGCGAGTGCGGAAAGCGGGAAATAGCTCCTAAAAAAATAATTCATCTTTATAATTTAAAAACAAAAAAAATCCGGAAGCAAAACTCCCGGATTTTTAAATATTTAGCTTGAAATATTATTACATATTTTCAATAACAATAGCAGAAGCACCGCCACCACCATTGCAGATTGCAGCAGCTCCTAATTTTGCATTGTTTTGTTTTAAAACGTTGATCAAAGTAACAATAATTCTTGAACCTGAACTTCCAAGAGGGTGTCCAATAGCTACTGCTCCACCATTTACATTCACTTTTGATGCATCTAATCCTAAGATTTTATTGTTTGCCAAACCTACTACAGAGAAAGCCTCATTGAACTCGAAGAAATCAATATCAGTAAGTTCCAATCCTGCTTTTTTAAGAGCAATCGGTAATGCTTTTGCAGGTGAAGTTGTGAAGTTTTCAGGCTCTTGAGCAGCATCAGCATAAGAAATGATTTTTGCTAATGGCTTAAGACCTAATTCTTCCATTTTTTCCTTAGAAACAAGGATTAATGCAGAGGCCCCGTCATTAAGAGTAGAAGCATTTGCTGCCGTTACCGTTCCTTGTTCTTTTTTGAAAACTGTAGGAAGGGTAGGGATTTTATCAAATTTTACAGCTTTATATTCTTCATCTTCTGCAAAAACGATAGGATCTCCTTTTCTTTGAGGAATTTCTACCGGTACAATTTCTTCAGCAAATTTTCCTTCACTCCAAGCTTTTGCAGCTCTTTTGTAAGATTCAATAGCGAAATTATCCTGCTCTTCTCTTGAAATATTGTAGTCAGTTGCGCATTTTTCTGCACAAACTCCCATATGAACTTTATTGTAAACGTCTGTAAGACCGTCTAATACCATACCGTCCTGCATTTTGATATCGCCTAATTTTGTGGCAATTCTTGCATTATAATAGTGAGGAACGGAAGACATATTCTCCATACCTCCAGCAACGATTACGTCTACATCTCCTGCTTTGATCGCCTGTGCAGCCATTGTCACGGCCTTCATTCCTGATGCACAAACTTTATTTACCGTAGTAGAAGGTATTTCAATAGAAAGTCCCGCTCCTAAAGCTACCTGGCGAGCCGGAGCCTGTCCTTCTCCCGCCTGTAAAACGTTCCCCATGTAGATCTCCTGAACCTGCTTCGGATCAAGGTTGATTTTATCTAATGCGCCTTTTACTGCAACAGACCCCAACTTTGTGGCAGGAACCGTTGATAAACTTCCCATAAAACTTCCCATAGGAGTTCTTACTGCGGAAACGATGAATACTTCTTTCATTATACTTAATTTTAAATTCAATAAAACCTTACGGCTTCATTTTTTATATTTCTATTTTTTGTTTTCTTTTACTTTTACTAAAACAAGATTATACTTATCCCCAGCAATCTGGGATTCTATTTTCAGATAATTGTCCTGAGTGGCCAGAACTTTATTTGTGAAAACATCATCAACTTTTATACGATTTTCGTCACCCTTTACCTCAAGCACAATCAGCTTATAATTACAGTCATCAAGGAAAACCATGCTTGATTTAATATAATCTTTACCGTTATTATAATACTCTGTCTGAACATTGTCTTTCACAGTCATGTACCAAAGATTTTTAGGATAATTGGTTCTTAAAAATGTTCCTTCTTTAATATTGCTGCATTTTGTAGGATTATCTACAGGTTTTTGCTTTGGAGCCTCTTTTTGAGCTGTTTTTGTATCCTTTTTCTGTGCATCAACCTGGGAAACACCTAAAAATAATACTGCGATTGAAAATACTTTTAACCAATTCATATCTGTGTCTGATTTATTTTATTACTGTTTGAAAAAAATATCATAAAAGCACCTAAAAATTCTACAATCCAGCCCCATCTTAATTTTACGATACCCGCCAGCTTTTCCTGCCAGGATTTAAAAGGCATAAAACTAAAATACTGGAAAGCCTGAACTTTAATGGCAAATAATGTAAAGAGAAATAAAAGAATTAAAAGAACTGCAAAAATCTTCGTTATTTTGCCCTTGTTATTCAAAATTCCGAAAAGCGCGCCTGCTGAGAAAATCCAACAGGTAATGGCCAGAAAATGATCAACCTGCCAGTAGTTCCAATTTCCTATCAGCGGAACATGAACTAACGGCAGAAAGCTTCCTATAACTACCCAAAACAATCCTATTATCTGAATATTTTTCATATTTCTAAAGTGCCAAAATACGAAAAAAAACACACTTAAAAACAGTGTGTTTTAAAAATAGATTTTTTATATCAATTAATCAAAGACAATAAAATATTGATTATAATTTTAAATATTTCGTAAAATAAACCAAACATTATTACTAATTTAAAAATTAACATTTGCGATTTCAATACCAATCTGTAATCCGTATTTCTTCTTCAGCTGTGCATTATCATTAAACGTAGGCGTTAAATCTTTCTGAACAAACAGATTAAAGCCTCTATACCCTATTCCTAATTTTGCCCCGAAAATAATATCATTCATCCCGTACATTACCCTTTCCCGCTCAACAACTCTTTTGGTATATTCCGTAGAATATTTATTGTAAATAACACTTCCTGCCCTTACTCCTGCGTAAACTCCCGCTATAATGTTCAGCTGGGGTTGTTTGTTGTCAAGATATTTTACGCCGTTATGCTCAATATATTTTGGGTTTAAAACAAACCTTAAATCTGCCGGAATATAGATATAAGTGCTACTTAGACGGGTATCACGAAGATTTCCTTTTGTAAAATCCTTTACCACCAATGTCTTTTCTTCCTGGCTGAAAACCTGGTTATATTTTGGTCTGAAGTTATCAGAACGCATTCCCAATCCTATTCTATAAAATACCGGGCTCCTAAATCCTCCTAACTGATCTTCATATCTTAAAGCAATACTGTAAGAATTATAAACCGTCGTTCTCACATCAGAAGCTTTACTGTAAAACTTGAAGGGTTCATCTTTGGAAGTAAGGTTTGCCCCGACAAAACTTACATTAAAATCCCAGGAATGAAGGTAATCTTTCGGTTCTTTTTTCTCTCCGTTCACCTTCATTTTAATTCCGTTAAAGCCCAATTGCACTTCATTTTTCCCATGATTTTGGATAGTGTCATTTTTACCCAGAACAGCGTTTTTTACTATTTCCTTAGTAGCAATTTCAAGGTCGTTTTGCTGGGTATTTACCTTCTCGTTGATGATTTTTTCGTACCTGGAAGCAATTTCAGTGCTTTGCTTTTGTTTCTCATCTGAGGTTATTTTGTTTTCCTGATAATTTTTATCCACTTCATCCAGTTCCACATTCATTTTTGTTTTCTCGGAAACTACAATGCTGTCGACTTTTTTTGAATAGGTATTTAATTCTGCACTTAGCGGTATTTCCTGCGCAAAAGTGTATGAAAAAGCCATTACAGCAGTCATTAATGCAAATTTAGTTTTCATATTTTTTTTAATTTTTAGACAATATTTTAGCGCTGTTCTTATTTTTGAACAGTAAATTTTTTATTAAAAGTTTAAAGATTTACTTAGAATCGATGTAAACCGCTACTCCCAAAACCGTAACATTATCAACATTTGCATGCGGCTTATTAAATCTGAAAATCCCGAATTTCCTTACATCTTTTTGAGAGTTTTCGTTAGTTTTATGCAGCTCTCGCCCCAAAAGAAGCTCATCCGCGCTGATATAGCTTGATTTTTTTATTTCCGCCATTAC
This region includes:
- a CDS encoding MFS transporter, producing the protein MSEIENQQPQNIKNNPKIMKAWAVYDWANSVYSLVITSTIFPIYYSILTTAYEKKEYVAETKSWIDVPVRHMIKIFGKEYQPDAVYGYSLTISFFIVVLLSPFLSSLADTIGNKKSFLQFFCYLGATSCMGLAMFTGMHNVFLGLLFSITASVGFWGSLVFYNSFLPDIATRDKQDALSARGYVYGYIGSVVLVVICLLLIQVFAKGAAQQLLFTRISFLLTGAWWFGFSQYTFKHLPQFGDVKEKLPKDLVLLNYKNIFKKHEDQGGFFEVLKDNLSFYKDIAKESFHELFKVGNELFKDKNLKFFLSSFFFYSVGMQTIFLMATLFGKSEINLAQDKLIGTLLVIQIEAIIGAVIFSKLSKRIGNKNVISIAIVLWIVACLWAYFLNKENPTVEYQFYGVAAVVGLVMGGLQAMSRSTYSKLLPENSMENTTFFSFYDVLEKIAIIIGTFIFATLIEHFNNMRFAALSMTLFFAAGLVLIRFLKLASNKSE
- a CDS encoding acetyl-CoA C-acyltransferase yields the protein MKEVFIVSAVRTPMGSFMGSLSTVPATKLGSVAVKGALDKINLDPKQVQEIYMGNVLQAGEGQAPARQVALGAGLSIEIPSTTVNKVCASGMKAVTMAAQAIKAGDVDVIVAGGMENMSSVPHYYNARIATKLGDIKMQDGMVLDGLTDVYNKVHMGVCAEKCATDYNISREEQDNFAIESYKRAAKAWSEGKFAEEIVPVEIPQRKGDPIVFAEDEEYKAVKFDKIPTLPTVFKKEQGTVTAANASTLNDGASALILVSKEKMEELGLKPLAKIISYADAAQEPENFTTSPAKALPIALKKAGLELTDIDFFEFNEAFSVVGLANNKILGLDASKVNVNGGAVAIGHPLGSSGSRIIVTLINVLKQNNAKLGAAAICNGGGGASAIVIENM